A window of the Cystobacter fuscus genome harbors these coding sequences:
- a CDS encoding catalase family peroxidase: MEAYAGAEKGYRRAHSRGLVFHATFTPSPDARGLTTAEHFQGPPIRTLVRLSNAAGSPHAADRVSPTRGRVLGLAVRFTLPSGGFATWAAANIPVFLARTPQEFIQLTTAQRPEGEKRKPNPLRLLGYLATHLNALRGFKGVAQLKPTPSFAHERFNGIHAYHLVDAHGQRRTFRYSWVPLASPTSLSEAEATQRPEQYLLDEIRQRVSRERVAWELEFQLAQPGDPTHDATRAWPEDRPRVTVGRLVLERPYEDQRESELFVFDPTGVVPGIELSDDPILRFRAQVYRESHHRRSQETKPEPKPTDLGQ; this comes from the coding sequence ATGGAGGCCTATGCCGGCGCCGAGAAGGGCTACCGGCGCGCCCACTCCCGGGGGCTGGTGTTCCATGCGACGTTCACCCCCTCGCCCGACGCCCGGGGCCTGACGACGGCGGAGCACTTCCAGGGCCCCCCCATCCGCACGCTCGTGCGGCTGTCGAACGCCGCGGGCAGCCCCCACGCCGCGGATCGCGTGTCGCCCACCCGGGGCCGGGTGCTGGGCCTCGCCGTGCGCTTCACCCTGCCCTCGGGCGGGTTCGCGACCTGGGCCGCCGCCAACATCCCCGTCTTCCTCGCCCGCACGCCCCAGGAGTTCATCCAACTCACCACCGCCCAGCGCCCCGAGGGCGAGAAGCGCAAGCCCAACCCGCTGCGACTGCTGGGCTACCTCGCCACGCACCTGAACGCGCTGCGCGGCTTCAAGGGCGTCGCCCAGCTCAAGCCCACGCCCAGCTTCGCCCACGAGCGCTTCAACGGCATCCACGCCTACCACCTGGTGGACGCCCACGGACAGCGCCGCACCTTCCGCTACAGCTGGGTGCCCCTGGCCAGCCCCACCTCCCTGAGCGAGGCCGAGGCCACGCAACGCCCCGAGCAGTACCTGCTCGACGAAATCCGGCAGCGCGTCTCGCGCGAGCGCGTGGCCTGGGAGCTCGAGTTCCAGCTGGCCCAGCCGGGCGACCCCACCCATGACGCCACCCGCGCCTGGCCCGAGGACCGCCCGCGGGTGACCGTCGGCCGGCTCGTGCTCGAGCGCCCCTACGAGGACCAGCGCGAGTCCGAGCTGTTCGTCTTCGATCCGACCGGCGTCGTCCCCGGCATCGAGCTGTCCGACGACCCCATCCTGCGCTTCCGCGCCCAGGTGTACCGCGAGTCCCATCACCGCCGCTCCCAGGAGACCAAACCCGAGCCCAAGCCGACCGACCTGGGACAGTAG
- a CDS encoding TetR family transcriptional regulator, translating to MARPSNTEERRRQIVQGLLRVMAERGYERASIAEIAKAAELSPGLVHYHFTQKQEVLLALVEQLAERGRERVKARLARTKGGPRARVEAFIEAFLSTGDDAEPEAVAAWVTISAEALRQPEVRAAYDKVVRADLTHLEELVGEVLGRERARAVAAGLFAAIQGYFVLSTAAPGLVPPGSAAGTVKRMAAGLLDPDGPEARR from the coding sequence ATGGCCCGCCCATCGAACACGGAGGAGCGTCGGAGGCAGATCGTCCAGGGGCTGCTGCGCGTCATGGCCGAGCGCGGCTACGAGCGCGCGTCCATCGCGGAGATCGCGAAGGCGGCGGAGCTGAGCCCGGGTCTGGTGCACTACCACTTCACCCAGAAGCAGGAGGTGCTCCTGGCGCTGGTGGAGCAGCTGGCGGAGCGGGGGCGGGAGCGGGTGAAGGCGCGGCTGGCGCGGACGAAGGGAGGGCCGCGGGCACGGGTGGAGGCCTTCATCGAGGCCTTCCTCTCCACGGGAGACGACGCGGAGCCAGAGGCGGTGGCGGCCTGGGTGACCATCAGCGCGGAGGCACTGCGCCAGCCCGAGGTGCGCGCGGCCTACGACAAGGTGGTGCGCGCGGACCTGACGCACCTGGAGGAGCTGGTCGGCGAGGTGCTGGGCCGGGAGCGGGCACGGGCGGTGGCGGCGGGGCTCTTCGCGGCGATCCAGGGCTACTTCGTGCTCTCGACGGCCGCTCCGGGGCTGGTTCCCCCGGGCTCGGCCGCGGGCACCGTGAAGCGCATGGCCGCGGGGCTGCTCGACCCGGACGGCCCGGAGGCGCGGCGATGA
- a CDS encoding MBL fold metallo-hydrolase: protein MSLSFVTLGVGDAFSALYYSSCLALEAEGQVLLVDCPHPIRKMMREASLSSGVALDADRVSGLVLTHLHADHSSGVEGLGYFSFFVLKRKLRLLAHPDVTRRLWDGHLAAGMEDLIRTPGGEPERHGLDDYFEPLPLSTEQAVRFGPFTIECRRTYHHVPTTALRIRAGGRCLGYSADTAYDEGLIAWLGEADLVVHETNYGVHTPYDRLAALPEAVRAKMRLIHYPDGFDLAASNIEPLAQGRRYTV from the coding sequence ATGAGCCTGTCCTTCGTCACCCTCGGCGTCGGCGATGCCTTCTCCGCCCTGTACTACTCCTCCTGCCTGGCGCTCGAAGCCGAGGGCCAGGTGCTGCTCGTGGACTGTCCCCACCCCATCCGCAAGATGATGCGCGAGGCCAGCCTGTCCTCGGGGGTGGCGTTGGACGCCGACCGCGTGTCGGGCCTCGTGCTCACCCACCTGCACGCCGACCACAGCTCGGGCGTGGAAGGGCTCGGCTACTTCTCCTTCTTCGTGCTCAAGCGGAAGCTGCGGTTGCTCGCCCACCCGGACGTGACGCGCCGGCTGTGGGACGGCCACCTCGCCGCCGGCATGGAGGATCTCATCCGCACGCCCGGAGGAGAGCCCGAGCGCCATGGGCTCGACGACTACTTCGAGCCCCTACCGCTCTCCACCGAGCAGGCCGTGCGCTTCGGCCCCTTCACCATCGAGTGCCGCCGCACCTACCACCACGTGCCCACCACCGCCCTGCGCATCCGCGCCGGCGGGCGCTGCCTCGGCTACAGCGCGGACACCGCCTATGACGAGGGGTTGATCGCCTGGCTCGGCGAGGCGGACCTCGTGGTGCACGAGACGAACTACGGCGTCCACACGCCCTACGACAGGCTGGCGGCCCTGCCCGAGGCCGTGCGCGCGAAGATGCGGCTCATCCACTACCCGGATGGGTTCGACCTCGCGGCGAGCAACATCGAGCCACTCGCCCAGGGACGCCGCTACACGGTGTGA
- a CDS encoding bifunctional metallophosphatase/5'-nucleotidase: protein MSSPFRPPSLSALLLAPLLLAGCSALLGRTPPPEPELEDEPTVTVTLLHVNDVYQFTPVDFGARGGLARLSTLRKQALAESPHTLFLMAGDTLGPSVESTVHKGKQMIDAWNALGLDYAVLGNHEFDFGPDVLRQRIKESRFTWLGANVMDKETRRPFADTPPFVIREVGGVKVGLFGVLLGKTKYSSKPGPNVYFTDTCAKARELVPLMKAQGAQVIVGLTHLFVAEDKTLARCAPIDVIIGGHEHILMQAVSNGTPIVKMSSEARELGRVTLHVGTRSGKLRSMDFDVLPVTPDVPEDTAFTAAMHPYDALTAELSEPVGRTSVPLDANEQANRNHETNLGSFIADAYRQAAGAQVALINGGAIRSDSVLRPGPLTRRDVLAIHPFPDSVVSIEVTGAVLRQALEHGVSRSAEEADPGRFPQVSGIHYTFDVCRPVGERIVSASVNGEPLDPKRTYTLATNSYISGGGDGYTMFKGARYQVAPKQGRTTQEVLRAAFASAPSIVPATDGRIRRLRAGAQDEATKDEEIPISCPALGARAAQ from the coding sequence ATGTCCTCTCCGTTCCGTCCGCCGAGCCTCTCCGCCCTTCTCCTGGCCCCCCTGTTGCTCGCGGGCTGTTCCGCCCTGTTGGGACGCACGCCTCCGCCCGAGCCGGAGCTGGAGGACGAGCCCACCGTCACCGTCACGCTCCTGCACGTCAACGACGTGTACCAGTTCACTCCGGTGGACTTCGGGGCCCGGGGAGGACTGGCGCGGCTGTCCACCCTGCGCAAACAGGCGCTCGCCGAATCGCCCCACACGCTGTTCCTGATGGCCGGTGACACGCTGGGGCCCTCGGTGGAGTCCACCGTCCACAAGGGCAAGCAGATGATCGACGCGTGGAACGCCCTGGGCCTGGACTACGCGGTGCTGGGCAACCACGAGTTCGACTTCGGGCCGGACGTGCTGCGCCAGCGCATCAAGGAGTCACGCTTCACGTGGCTGGGCGCCAACGTCATGGACAAGGAGACCCGGCGCCCCTTCGCGGACACGCCGCCCTTCGTCATCCGCGAGGTGGGCGGAGTGAAGGTGGGCCTCTTCGGGGTGCTGCTGGGCAAGACGAAGTACAGCTCCAAGCCCGGGCCGAACGTGTACTTCACGGACACCTGCGCCAAGGCACGCGAGCTGGTGCCGCTCATGAAGGCCCAGGGCGCCCAGGTGATCGTCGGGCTCACGCACCTGTTCGTGGCCGAGGACAAGACGCTCGCGCGCTGCGCGCCCATCGACGTCATCATCGGCGGCCACGAGCACATCCTGATGCAGGCGGTGTCCAACGGCACGCCCATCGTGAAGATGTCCTCCGAGGCGCGCGAGCTGGGACGCGTCACGCTGCACGTGGGCACGCGCAGCGGCAAGCTGCGCAGCATGGACTTCGACGTGCTGCCGGTGACGCCGGACGTGCCCGAGGACACCGCCTTCACCGCCGCCATGCACCCATATGACGCGCTGACGGCCGAGCTGTCCGAGCCCGTGGGCCGCACCTCCGTGCCGCTCGACGCGAACGAGCAGGCCAACCGCAACCACGAGACCAACCTGGGCTCCTTCATCGCGGACGCCTACCGCCAGGCCGCGGGCGCGCAGGTGGCGCTCATCAACGGCGGCGCCATCCGCTCGGACTCGGTGCTGCGGCCCGGGCCCCTCACCCGCCGGGACGTGCTGGCCATCCACCCCTTCCCGGACTCGGTGGTGAGCATCGAGGTGACGGGCGCGGTGCTGCGCCAGGCACTGGAGCACGGCGTGAGCCGCAGCGCCGAGGAGGCGGACCCGGGGCGCTTCCCCCAGGTCTCCGGCATCCACTACACCTTCGACGTCTGCCGGCCCGTGGGCGAGCGCATCGTGAGCGCCAGCGTGAATGGCGAGCCGCTCGATCCCAAGCGCACGTACACGCTCGCCACCAACTCGTACATCTCCGGGGGCGGCGACGGGTACACCATGTTCAAGGGCGCCAGGTACCAGGTCGCCCCCAAGCAGGGGCGCACCACCCAGGAGGTGCTGCGCGCCGCCTTCGCGTCCGCGCCCTCCATCGTCCCCGCCACGGACGGCCGCATCCGGCGGCTGCGCGCGGGTGCCCAGGACGAGGCGACCAAGGACGAGGAAATCCCCATCTCCTGCCCGGCCCTGGGCGCCCGGGCGGCGCAGTAG
- a CDS encoding YdcF family protein encodes MFIFLSKVLDLFLAPLTWALLLMGVGGVLRRRRARLAVGLQVLGWLTLYVFSTEAVANALQRWVEADVVSTYQPDTVYDAVIVLGGAVDADATERSGHPEYNPAAERIMRGFELLREGKARQVLLAAGTLDTRPEAPVEADLFARQLMMWGIAPERIVRERKSRNTRENAVNSERIIRERGWSKLVLVTSAAHMPRALGTFEAVGLHPDTLVVDVRSHAWYPHGFWWQPRASNLSAGTDALRELFGRLVYRLRGWA; translated from the coding sequence GTGTTCATCTTCCTGTCGAAGGTGTTGGATCTGTTCCTCGCGCCGCTCACCTGGGCGCTGCTGTTGATGGGAGTGGGCGGCGTGCTGCGCCGGAGGCGGGCGCGGCTGGCGGTGGGGCTGCAGGTGCTCGGGTGGCTCACGCTGTACGTCTTCTCCACCGAGGCCGTGGCCAACGCGCTCCAGCGCTGGGTGGAGGCGGACGTGGTGTCCACGTACCAGCCGGACACCGTCTACGACGCCGTCATCGTGCTGGGTGGGGCGGTGGACGCGGACGCCACGGAGCGCTCGGGCCATCCCGAGTACAACCCCGCGGCGGAGCGCATCATGCGGGGCTTCGAGCTGCTGCGCGAGGGCAAGGCGCGCCAGGTGCTCCTGGCGGCGGGCACGCTGGACACGCGCCCGGAGGCGCCGGTGGAGGCGGACCTGTTCGCGCGCCAGTTGATGATGTGGGGGATTGCTCCCGAGCGCATCGTTCGCGAGCGCAAGAGCCGCAACACGCGCGAGAACGCGGTGAACTCCGAGCGCATCATCCGCGAGCGGGGCTGGAGCAAGCTGGTGCTGGTGACGAGCGCGGCGCACATGCCCCGGGCGTTGGGGACCTTCGAGGCGGTGGGGCTGCATCCGGACACGCTCGTGGTGGATGTGCGCTCGCATGCCTGGTACCCGCACGGCTTCTGGTGGCAGCCCCGGGCGTCCAACCTGTCGGCGGGGACGGACGCGCTGCGGGAGCTGTTCGGGCGGCTGGTGTACCGGCTGCGCGGGTGGGCGTAG
- a CDS encoding NAD(+)/NADH kinase, whose amino-acid sequence MHTLVLVAKKDKPEAAELALRIRERYPSLEVLGDRLLAHTLGWPRFDDRELVSRADLVVVLGGDGTLIHAARMLDGRPTPILGVNLGTLGFMTEISADDIFPALDAVLAGRFKLESRMKLCCRLVREGKVLVQDEVLNDVVINKGALARVADHEVSIEGVPVAMYKADGVILATPTGSTAYSLSAGGPIVHPSVDCTVLTPICSHALTHRSTLVPADRTIRITLCSETADTFLTLDGQTGHSLQCGDSIEVVRSPNRVQLLRDPGVGYFSILRKKLHWGER is encoded by the coding sequence GTGCACACCCTGGTTCTGGTTGCGAAGAAGGACAAGCCCGAGGCGGCGGAACTCGCCCTGCGGATCCGTGAACGCTACCCCTCCCTGGAGGTACTGGGGGACCGCTTGTTGGCCCACACTCTCGGCTGGCCGCGCTTCGATGACCGGGAGCTGGTGAGCCGGGCGGATCTCGTGGTGGTGCTCGGGGGCGATGGCACCCTCATCCACGCGGCGCGGATGCTCGATGGGCGCCCCACGCCCATTCTCGGAGTGAACCTGGGCACACTGGGCTTCATGACGGAGATCTCCGCGGACGACATCTTCCCCGCGTTGGACGCGGTGCTCGCGGGCCGCTTCAAGCTGGAGTCGCGCATGAAGCTGTGCTGCCGGCTGGTGCGCGAGGGCAAGGTGCTGGTGCAGGACGAGGTCCTCAACGACGTGGTCATCAACAAGGGGGCGCTCGCGCGCGTGGCGGACCACGAGGTGTCCATCGAGGGCGTGCCCGTGGCCATGTACAAGGCGGACGGCGTCATCCTGGCCACGCCCACGGGCTCCACGGCCTACTCGCTGTCCGCGGGCGGGCCCATCGTCCACCCCTCGGTGGACTGCACGGTGCTCACGCCCATCTGCTCGCACGCCCTCACGCACCGCTCCACGCTCGTGCCCGCCGACCGCACCATCCGCATCACCCTGTGCAGCGAGACCGCGGACACCTTCCTCACGCTGGACGGGCAGACGGGCCACAGCCTGCAGTGCGGGGACAGCATCGAGGTGGTGCGCTCGCCCAACCGGGTGCAGCTCTTGCGCGACCCCGGCGTGGGCTACTTCTCCATCCTTCGCAAGAAGCTCCACTGGGGCGAGCGCTAG
- a CDS encoding Gfo/Idh/MocA family protein — MSASHDRKLRYAMVGGGRDAFIGAVHRRAMALDGQMELVAGALSSDPDKARASGRDLGLADARNHGRWEDLLADELKRPVDERIDFVSIVTPNHVHYPVARAFAEAGIHVVCDKPLVHTSAQAEQLVRTVERTGIVFGVTYNYTGYPMVREARALVRGGVLGELRKVTVEYNQGWLATHVEAQGNKQAGWRTDPEKSGAAGAIGDIGSHAENLAATVTGLEIEAICADLGSLVPGRRLDDDGNLLLRWRGGVRGVLVASQIAAGFENDLRLRVFGSAGSLEWRQEEPNHLVHAPLDGPRRILTRGSPWLSESSRRACRVPSGHPEAFIEAFANVYLGVAADIRARLAGVRADPIAADYPRVTDGARGVRFIEKTVESAASERKWTPMT; from the coding sequence ATGAGTGCCTCACACGATCGCAAGCTGCGCTACGCCATGGTCGGTGGTGGGCGTGACGCGTTCATCGGCGCGGTGCACCGGCGTGCCATGGCCCTGGACGGGCAGATGGAGCTGGTCGCCGGCGCGCTCTCGTCCGACCCGGACAAGGCGCGCGCTTCCGGCCGCGACCTGGGCCTCGCCGACGCGCGCAACCACGGCCGCTGGGAGGACCTGCTCGCCGATGAGCTGAAGCGTCCGGTGGACGAGCGCATCGACTTCGTCTCCATCGTCACGCCCAACCACGTGCACTACCCGGTGGCCAGGGCCTTCGCCGAGGCCGGCATCCACGTGGTGTGTGACAAGCCGCTCGTGCACACCAGCGCCCAGGCCGAGCAGCTCGTGCGCACGGTGGAGCGCACCGGCATCGTGTTCGGCGTCACCTACAACTACACCGGCTATCCCATGGTCCGCGAGGCGCGGGCGCTGGTGCGCGGCGGCGTCCTGGGCGAGCTGCGCAAGGTGACCGTCGAGTACAACCAGGGCTGGCTCGCCACGCACGTGGAGGCCCAGGGCAACAAGCAGGCCGGGTGGCGCACGGATCCCGAGAAGAGCGGGGCGGCGGGTGCCATCGGCGACATCGGCTCGCATGCGGAGAACCTGGCCGCCACCGTCACGGGGCTCGAGATCGAGGCGATCTGCGCGGACCTCGGCTCGCTCGTTCCCGGGCGCCGGCTCGATGACGATGGCAACCTGCTGCTGCGCTGGCGCGGGGGTGTGCGGGGCGTGTTGGTCGCCTCGCAGATCGCCGCCGGCTTCGAGAACGATTTGCGCCTGCGCGTGTTCGGCTCCGCGGGCTCGCTCGAATGGCGGCAGGAGGAGCCCAACCACCTGGTACATGCGCCGCTCGATGGGCCCAGGCGCATCCTCACGCGGGGCTCGCCGTGGCTGAGCGAGTCGTCGCGCCGAGCCTGCCGCGTGCCCTCCGGTCATCCGGAAGCCTTCATCGAGGCGTTCGCCAACGTGTACCTGGGCGTCGCGGCGGACATCCGCGCCCGGCTCGCCGGAGTGCGCGCGGATCCGATCGCCGCGGACTATCCGCGCGTCACCGATGGCGCGCGCGGGGTGCGCTTCATCGAGAAGACGGTCGAGTCGGCCGCCAGCGAACGCAAGTGGACGCCCATGACGTGA
- a CDS encoding sugar phosphate isomerase/epimerase family protein yields MPRPVTLFTGQWADLPLSELAPLARRMGYDGLELACSGDHFNVREALASKTYVRDKWALLESHGLQCLAISNHLVGQAVCDLIDERHQSIVPDHVWGDGEPEGVRQRAAQEMKDTARAAAAFGVKTVTGFTGSSVWHATYAFPPTSQAFWDKGFADFARRWTPILDVFEEHDVRFALEVHPTEIAFDIATAQRALEAVKGHRRFGFNFDPSHLGYQGVDYVKFLRTFAGRVFNVHMKDVWWGRGDGTVGVFGGHTSFGDSRRHWDFRSVGRGMIDFESIIVALNDTGYAGPLSVEWEDSRMDRVHGATESAAFCKRLDFPAAAGAFDAAFDKDKQTRAAR; encoded by the coding sequence ATGCCAAGACCCGTCACGCTGTTCACCGGCCAGTGGGCCGACCTGCCTCTCTCCGAACTCGCTCCGTTGGCCCGGCGCATGGGCTACGACGGCCTGGAGCTGGCCTGCTCGGGCGATCACTTCAACGTGCGCGAGGCGCTCGCCTCCAAGACGTACGTGCGCGACAAGTGGGCCCTGCTCGAGTCCCATGGACTGCAATGCCTCGCGATCAGCAACCACCTGGTCGGCCAGGCCGTGTGCGACCTGATCGACGAGCGGCACCAGTCCATCGTTCCCGATCACGTGTGGGGGGATGGCGAGCCGGAAGGGGTGCGCCAGCGTGCCGCCCAGGAGATGAAGGACACGGCGCGCGCCGCCGCCGCCTTCGGCGTGAAGACCGTCACGGGCTTCACGGGCTCGTCGGTGTGGCATGCCACCTATGCCTTCCCGCCCACCTCCCAGGCCTTCTGGGACAAGGGCTTCGCCGACTTCGCCCGCCGCTGGACGCCCATCCTCGACGTGTTCGAGGAGCACGATGTCCGCTTCGCGCTCGAGGTGCACCCGACGGAGATCGCCTTCGACATCGCCACCGCCCAGCGCGCGCTCGAGGCGGTGAAGGGCCACCGCCGCTTCGGCTTCAACTTCGACCCCAGCCACCTCGGCTACCAGGGCGTGGATTACGTGAAGTTCCTCCGCACGTTCGCGGGCCGCGTCTTCAACGTGCACATGAAGGACGTGTGGTGGGGCCGGGGCGACGGCACCGTCGGCGTGTTCGGCGGCCACACGAGCTTCGGTGATTCGCGCCGCCACTGGGACTTCCGCAGTGTCGGCCGGGGGATGATCGACTTCGAGTCCATCATCGTCGCGCTCAACGACACCGGCTACGCGGGACCGTTGAGCGTGGAGTGGGAGGACAGCCGGATGGACCGCGTGCACGGGGCGACCGAGAGCGCGGCCTTCTGCAAGCGGCTCGACTTCCCCGCCGCGGCGGGAGCGTTCGACGCCGCGTTCGACAAGGACAAGCAGACCCGGGCGGCGAGATGA
- a CDS encoding substrate-binding domain-containing protein has product MKPMFRRFALGLSAMAALLTASSALAQDKQVNLGVAIPTATHGFTGGIVWWANEAKKELEKQHPGLKITVKTAANSSEQANQLQDLLTVNKINTLVVFPFESAALTRPVAQVKGKGVYVTVVDRGLTDTNAQDAYVAGDNTAFGRIPAEYLVKRLNGRGNIVALRGIATTIDNERMDAFKAVLKNHPDINLLDARYANWNRDDAFKVMQDYLTRFKHIDAVWAADDDMAVGVLKAIEQSKRTDIQEVFGGAGSKGMVKMILDGKNKLVQADVSYSPKFIYDAIKLTAEARLKGEVLPPKTIIPSVLITKENAQQFYFPNSPF; this is encoded by the coding sequence ATGAAGCCCATGTTCCGTAGATTCGCTCTCGGCTTATCCGCCATGGCCGCGCTCCTCACCGCGTCCAGTGCGCTCGCGCAGGACAAGCAGGTCAACCTCGGCGTGGCCATCCCGACGGCCACCCACGGCTTCACCGGCGGCATCGTCTGGTGGGCCAACGAGGCCAAGAAGGAACTGGAGAAGCAGCACCCGGGACTGAAGATCACCGTGAAGACGGCCGCCAATTCCTCCGAGCAGGCCAATCAGCTCCAGGACCTGCTGACCGTCAACAAGATCAACACCCTGGTCGTCTTCCCCTTCGAATCCGCCGCGCTCACCCGGCCCGTGGCGCAGGTGAAGGGCAAGGGTGTCTACGTCACGGTGGTCGACCGGGGCCTGACCGATACCAACGCTCAGGACGCCTACGTCGCCGGGGACAACACCGCCTTCGGCCGGATTCCGGCCGAGTACCTGGTCAAGCGCCTCAACGGCAGGGGCAACATCGTGGCGCTGCGCGGCATCGCGACCACGATCGACAACGAGCGCATGGACGCCTTCAAGGCCGTGCTGAAGAACCATCCCGACATCAATCTGCTCGACGCGCGCTACGCCAACTGGAACCGCGACGATGCCTTCAAGGTGATGCAGGACTACCTCACGCGCTTCAAGCATATCGACGCCGTGTGGGCCGCCGATGACGACATGGCCGTCGGGGTGCTCAAGGCCATCGAGCAGTCCAAGCGCACCGACATCCAGGAGGTGTTCGGCGGCGCGGGCTCCAAGGGCATGGTCAAGATGATCCTCGACGGCAAGAACAAGCTCGTCCAGGCCGATGTCTCCTACTCGCCCAAGTTCATCTACGACGCCATCAAGCTGACCGCCGAGGCGCGCCTCAAGGGAGAGGTGCTGCCCCCGAAGACGATCATCCCCTCGGTGCTCATCACCAAGGAGAACGCCCAGCAGTTCTACTTCCCGAACTCGCCCTTCTAG
- a CDS encoding ABC transporter permease, which translates to MPPEPTDSLRPGATALGASDGTPLHRVRALLHGFGPLLGLIVLCIAGTALNGDFATLDNVMNVLTRTAFIGIIAVGMCFVIISGGIDLSVGSMAALIAGVMILLMNRLAPSLSSPTSVIALGIGFALLLGALFGLVHGLLIARGGIEPFIVTLGTLGIFRAYLTYFADGGAITLDSDLSDAYGPVYYASFLLPVPVWVFLAVALGGGLILNRTAYGRYVQAIGSNEQVARYAAVDVNRIKVLTYVLLGVCVGIATVLYVPRLGSSSPTTGLLWELEAIAAVIVGGTALKGGSGTITGTVVGAVLLSVISNILNLTSVISVYLNSAVQGFVIIGVAFMQRRRKGAS; encoded by the coding sequence ATGCCACCGGAACCCACTGACTCCCTTCGGCCAGGGGCCACCGCCCTGGGGGCCTCGGACGGGACGCCGCTGCACCGTGTCCGCGCCCTCCTGCATGGCTTCGGCCCGCTGCTCGGGCTCATCGTGCTGTGCATCGCCGGCACCGCGCTCAACGGCGACTTCGCCACGCTCGACAACGTGATGAACGTGCTCACGCGCACCGCCTTCATCGGCATCATCGCGGTGGGCATGTGCTTCGTCATCATCTCCGGAGGCATCGATCTCTCGGTGGGCTCGATGGCCGCGCTCATCGCCGGCGTGATGATCCTCCTGATGAACCGCCTGGCCCCGTCACTCTCATCACCCACGTCCGTGATCGCACTCGGCATCGGGTTCGCGCTGCTGTTGGGCGCGCTGTTCGGCCTCGTGCACGGCCTGTTGATCGCCCGGGGAGGCATCGAGCCGTTCATCGTGACGCTCGGCACGCTCGGCATCTTCCGGGCGTACCTCACGTACTTCGCCGACGGCGGTGCCATCACCCTGGATTCGGACCTGTCCGATGCCTACGGCCCCGTCTACTACGCCAGCTTCCTCCTGCCGGTTCCCGTCTGGGTGTTCCTCGCGGTCGCGCTCGGGGGCGGGCTCATCCTCAACCGCACGGCCTACGGCCGCTACGTGCAGGCCATCGGCTCCAACGAGCAGGTGGCGCGCTACGCCGCCGTGGACGTCAACCGTATCAAGGTGCTCACCTACGTGCTGCTCGGCGTCTGCGTGGGCATCGCCACCGTCCTGTACGTGCCGCGCCTCGGCTCCTCCTCGCCCACCACCGGCCTGTTGTGGGAGCTGGAGGCGATCGCGGCGGTGATCGTCGGGGGCACCGCGCTCAAGGGTGGCTCGGGCACCATCACCGGCACCGTCGTGGGCGCGGTCCTGCTGTCCGTCATCAGCAACATCCTCAACCTCACCAGCGTCATCAGCGTGTATCTGAACTCGGCGGTTCAGGGCTTCGTGATCATCGGCGTGGCGTTCATGCAGCGCCGACGCAAAGGAGCCTCGTGA